In the genome of Ignavibacteriota bacterium, one region contains:
- a CDS encoding PAS domain S-box protein, with amino-acid sequence MTNEITFKPSIAFDQKNILDNLRECIVAFTKNYELIYFNNSFKERFELFIGEKLDEKRNLNTYRGILRFSEFYTEWNYWIDRCLNNEKFTEIIEYKLSGKKLHFQIQFLPVIREDEVEYIQLIISDETVRFQYEDLIKKNVKEFEIEREEIFDENRSVEEERDQALNLLIENVERLQIVFEGSNDGFWDWNIEKDEIFYSKHYYEILGYRNGGIKSDLFSWQSRIHPEDMEIVVEALHSHLEGNTPQFYQEYRVLTKTNEWKWVLDKGKVAIRDMNNNPLRVAGTLSDISERKKAEEILKESEARFLNIAKTMPLMLWMTDERFSVTYFNPKTKDFIGEENFNKNLKNFIHKDDISKFNEKYKRLVKYNERFESEIRIKNKEGEFRWILVQVVPRLLQNGDFVGLLGVGNDITKRKEAEKKLLESETQFNEITSVVAEGLFLIDKNKILKFANPEFYKLLGYSCDELKDTKVFERIYEHANKLESEDPIEKVFNGEGTIRVIHDYFKTSKDELLPVSFVSSPIKRNGVINGCVTAFHDITERIEAEDALKRYVEELHFNKELLEENAVEAARLNEMLWESETRLKELNVSKDKFFSIISHDLRSPLTSIIGFAEVMLEDLETLSKEDLKEFTNSIFKSSKNLQNLLENLLQWSKIQTGRIEFNPINFELMHLINDVIALYQVNAARKKISLQNTVEKNYTVNADKFMIETVLRNLVSNAIKFTPQGGVIKIKVDEENDDNLIIIVEDDGVGIKEDVIEKLFRIDSHITTKGTDKEKGTGLGLILCKEFIEKHNGTIWVESEIEKGSEFKFTLPYKKD; translated from the coding sequence ATGACTAACGAAATTACATTCAAACCTTCCATTGCTTTCGACCAAAAAAACATTCTTGATAATTTACGCGAATGTATAGTTGCATTCACAAAAAATTACGAGCTGATTTACTTCAATAATTCATTTAAAGAAAGATTTGAACTATTCATTGGCGAAAAACTGGACGAAAAGAGAAATTTGAATACTTATAGAGGTATTTTAAGATTTTCCGAATTTTACACCGAATGGAATTATTGGATTGATAGATGCCTTAACAATGAAAAATTTACAGAAATTATTGAATATAAATTATCAGGAAAAAAACTTCATTTTCAAATTCAGTTTTTGCCGGTAATTAGAGAAGATGAAGTTGAATATATTCAACTGATAATTTCCGATGAAACCGTTCGTTTCCAATATGAAGATTTGATTAAAAAGAACGTTAAAGAATTTGAAATTGAAAGAGAAGAAATATTTGATGAAAATAGAAGTGTGGAAGAGGAAAGAGATCAAGCGCTAAATTTACTTATTGAAAATGTTGAAAGGCTGCAAATTGTATTTGAAGGCTCAAATGATGGATTTTGGGATTGGAACATAGAGAAAGACGAAATATTTTACAGCAAACATTATTATGAAATTCTCGGTTATCGAAACGGCGGAATAAAATCAGATTTATTCAGTTGGCAAAGCAGAATTCATCCCGAAGATATGGAAATTGTTGTGGAGGCATTGCATTCTCACCTTGAAGGAAATACACCTCAATTTTATCAGGAATATCGAGTTTTAACAAAGACCAATGAATGGAAATGGGTTTTAGATAAAGGTAAAGTAGCGATTAGAGACATGAACAATAATCCGCTTAGAGTTGCCGGAACATTGAGCGATATTTCCGAAAGAAAAAAAGCCGAAGAAATTTTAAAGGAAAGTGAAGCGCGTTTTCTTAATATTGCTAAAACAATGCCTTTAATGCTGTGGATGACTGATGAAAGATTTTCAGTTACATACTTTAATCCCAAAACTAAAGATTTTATTGGCGAAGAAAATTTTAATAAAAATTTGAAAAATTTTATTCACAAGGATGATATTTCAAAATTTAATGAAAAGTACAAAAGACTTGTAAAGTACAATGAAAGATTTGAAAGTGAAATAAGAATTAAAAATAAAGAAGGTGAGTTTAGGTGGATTTTAGTTCAAGTGGTTCCAAGACTTTTACAGAATGGAGATTTTGTAGGACTGTTAGGCGTTGGGAATGATATAACAAAGAGAAAAGAAGCCGAAAAAAAATTATTAGAAAGTGAAACTCAGTTCAATGAAATAACTTCGGTTGTAGCTGAAGGTTTATTCTTAATTGATAAAAATAAAATTCTAAAATTTGCTAATCCGGAATTTTATAAACTGTTGGGTTACAGCTGTGATGAGTTAAAAGACACAAAAGTTTTTGAGAGAATTTATGAACACGCAAATAAACTGGAAAGCGAAGATCCAATAGAAAAAGTTTTTAATGGAGAAGGTACAATAAGAGTTATTCATGATTATTTTAAAACATCAAAAGATGAATTATTGCCCGTTTCGTTTGTTTCATCTCCCATAAAAAGAAATGGAGTAATAAATGGCTGCGTAACGGCATTTCACGATATAACCGAAAGAATTGAAGCAGAAGACGCACTTAAACGATATGTTGAAGAACTTCATTTCAACAAAGAATTATTAGAAGAAAACGCCGTAGAAGCGGCAAGATTAAACGAAATGCTCTGGGAATCGGAAACAAGACTTAAAGAACTGAACGTAAGTAAAGATAAATTCTTTTCCATAATTTCGCATGATTTAAGAAGTCCATTGACATCAATTATCGGTTTTGCCGAAGTTATGCTCGAAGACTTAGAAACATTATCAAAAGAAGATTTAAAAGAATTTACAAACAGTATTTTCAAATCATCCAAAAATTTGCAGAATCTTTTGGAAAATTTACTGCAATGGTCTAAAATTCAAACCGGAAGAATTGAGTTCAATCCAATAAATTTTGAATTGATGCATTTAATAAATGATGTTATTGCGCTTTATCAAGTGAATGCCGCAAGAAAGAAAATTTCACTGCAAAATACCGTTGAAAAAAATTACACAGTAAATGCGGATAAGTTTATGATTGAAACCGTTCTTAGAAATTTGGTTTCCAATGCCATAAAATTCACGCCGCAAGGTGGAGTAATTAAAATAAAAGTTGATGAAGAAAATGACGACAATTTAATTATTATTGTTGAAGATGATGGTGTTGGAATTAAAGAAGATGTTATTGAAAAATTATTTAGAATTGACAGTCATATTACAACCAAAGGAACGGATAAAGAAAAGGGAACAGGACTTGGTTTAATTCTTTGCAAAGAATTTATTGAAAAGCATAACGGAACTATTTGGGTAGAAAGTGAAATTGAAAAAGGCAGCGAATTTAAATTTACACTGCCTTATAAAAAAGATTAA
- a CDS encoding isoamylase early set domain-containing protein, with translation MSISKRYLKSKKICKVTFKIPAEIGVNYKRANILGSFNNWDYNSHRMKKLVKDGSFSIVIDLEVGKEYEFKYYLDNSTWLNEKDADSQIATQFGDSSNSIVKV, from the coding sequence ATGTCTATTTCAAAAAGGTACTTAAAATCAAAAAAAATTTGCAAAGTAACTTTTAAAATTCCGGCAGAAATTGGCGTAAATTACAAAAGAGCAAATATTCTTGGTTCATTTAATAATTGGGATTACAATTCACATAGAATGAAAAAATTAGTAAAGGATGGTTCTTTTTCAATTGTTATTGATTTGGAAGTTGGAAAGGAATATGAGTTCAAATATTATTTGGACAATTCAACTTGGTTAAACGAAAAAGATGCAGACAGCCAAATTGCGACTCAGTTTGGTGATTCTTCCAATTCTATTGTTAAAGTATAA
- a CDS encoding T9SS type A sorting domain-containing protein has protein sequence MIKIFTFLLVFSLSLFAQPYPEPTSDFGWSGAQSTVSDIENAFNTARANENTMGLAGSVTLPQDLNLPDQTVWDAKSNSEKALFLINAERVARGLLPFEAVSNNIVNIAQNYADFLRTNNLFGHSLNGSPSDRLNSDPSISGCSESGWIFGPENLSNFGSTSPTPTSLPIERAVYGWIYEDASDSWGHRNTCFALFNNNFGSASNEGFIGVGYSEGSYTFFGDPFNFGAVVVFNFVDPCPSSPLPVELTSFTINLSGNNIELNWETATEVNNYGFEIEKLKSNLINKDSEWEKIGFVEGHGNSNSPNYYSFKDKIIEASGKYSYRLKQIDIDGAFEYSGIVETNLGLPQNFELRQNYPNPFNPVTAITYSIPNEGHVELGIYDILGNTVEIIENEVKPAGVYTISFDASNLASGIYIYKIKTNNFISIKKMLLMK, from the coding sequence ATGATAAAAATATTTACTTTTTTACTTGTTTTCTCATTAAGTCTTTTTGCGCAACCTTATCCGGAACCAACTTCAGATTTTGGATGGTCAGGTGCACAAAGCACAGTTTCAGATATTGAAAATGCATTTAATACTGCTCGAGCTAATGAAAATACTATGGGACTTGCAGGTTCGGTAACATTACCGCAGGACCTTAATTTACCAGATCAAACAGTATGGGATGCTAAATCAAATAGTGAGAAAGCTTTATTTCTAATTAATGCTGAAAGGGTTGCGCGCGGACTTCTTCCCTTTGAGGCAGTAAGTAACAATATTGTCAATATTGCTCAAAACTATGCTGATTTTTTACGCACAAATAATCTTTTCGGTCATAGTTTAAACGGATCACCTTCAGATAGATTGAATTCTGATCCTTCAATCAGTGGATGTAGTGAATCAGGGTGGATCTTTGGACCTGAGAACTTATCTAATTTTGGATCAACAAGTCCAACACCGACTTCATTACCAATTGAACGAGCGGTATATGGCTGGATTTATGAAGACGCGAGTGATTCATGGGGACACAGAAACACATGTTTTGCTTTATTTAACAACAATTTTGGATCAGCTTCAAATGAAGGTTTTATTGGCGTTGGTTATTCTGAAGGTTCATATACATTTTTTGGTGATCCTTTTAATTTCGGTGCTGTTGTAGTTTTTAATTTCGTCGACCCATGTCCTTCATCTCCTCTGCCGGTTGAGCTTACTTCATTTACAATTAATCTTTCCGGTAATAATATAGAATTAAATTGGGAAACAGCTACAGAAGTTAATAATTATGGTTTCGAAATTGAAAAATTAAAATCAAACTTAATTAATAAAGATTCTGAATGGGAAAAGATAGGTTTTGTTGAAGGTCATGGAAATAGCAATTCTCCAAATTATTATTCTTTCAAAGATAAGATAATTGAAGCTTCAGGCAAATACTCATACAGATTAAAACAAATTGATATTGATGGAGCATTTGAATATTCGGGTATAGTTGAGACAAATTTAGGTTTACCGCAAAATTTTGAACTTAGACAAAATTACCCAAATCCATTTAACCCTGTTACTGCAATTACGTATTCTATTCCAAATGAAGGACATGTCGAACTTGGAATATATGATATTTTAGGCAATACAGTCGAAATTATTGAAAACGAAGTAAAACCAGCCGGTGTTTATACAATTTCATTTGACGCAAGTAATTTAGCGAGTGGAATTTATATTTACAAAATTAAAACCAATAATTTCATTTCTATTAAAAAAATGCTATTAATGAAGTAA